The stretch of DNA CACCCctgatattattttttattattaaagaCTGATTCTAGGATTACAAATGATACACTACATTACATCATAACAGGTCAGGAAGTCCTGCTAGCAAATCTTGTTCAATCTATTATTGAGAGTTCTTGCATTGTTCAAAAAaacttcaattaattcCTCCAATCTAAGATTATCTACCCCTTTCTGGATTTTATCAATAGCAGCAAATATTTCCATAACACCCGCCTCCAACTCTACCTCATATTTATCTTCTGTTTTATTACCAATGACCCTAGTCAAGTCAAATTTGGTAATGGTAGGTGGATGTGTATAAGAAATTCTCTTCTTCTCCCTGACCATCTCTGGCTTATTCTTGGTAATAATCGACTCAATGTTCCCCTGTGGCACTGGTATTTCCAATGACATAGATAACctcaaatcaaataagGAGCCCGGATTGTGAATATATAAATCTGCCACACGTTCCTTCTGTATGGCAACCAATCTCGGTGGCGATAGTAAGTTGTCTTTGGTTACACGAATCCGCTTAGGGTGCTCACCTTTTCTCCCCAATTGATAGAAACTGTCAGTATTATCAGATTCAAGagttttaaattttcttcCCTTTTTCCCTTCTTGGAAacttttttccaattcatccaagaattttgttatttctTTCCAGGCCACCTCTTCCACTTGCATGTCAAAAAACACACTAGAATGATCAGTGAAAATACATTCTGTCACCACATTCAAGTCAATTCTATTACCACTTCTTTTGTCAATAATTTTCCCAAATTTCAACTCCAATTCAACATTCcttttacttttttcttcaacattggaaaaattgGCATACACCCATTCAGCTATTTTTCTCGTGATTGAACTTGGGGGTATCATACCAGTAATACTACACTCCAAATCAACACTTCTGGTAGTGGTATAATCAAATACCGGTTTTTCAGAAAGTCTAGTTATGGCTTCATTCCCGTCATCAACATTAGTTTCCTCCTTCTGTCTATTTGGGGGAACCCACCTCTGGGCCCAAATTGGAGGTGTTTCATACCGACGTGGTTTCTTAGATTGCTTGAgctttttgatttttgtcAAGTCATCGTCTTGGTCGTCAAAAACTGGTTGAGGCTccttttttggttttggttcAGGTGCACTATCCACAACCTTTTCTACTTTGTTTGTATCATTCTCGTGTTCCTCAAGCTTTGGCACCGGTGTCAGTTGGTTTATCTTTGGTGAGTTTAGCTCAGcctttttttcagttttagTAGCTGGTTCTTCATAAGCATCGATAATGTTTGCAATCGAGTTTCTCTTCGTGATAGCCGGGGACGATCTTGCACTCGAATGCTCACTACTTCCAACCAGACTCAGTGACGGTGGTAGTGGCGGAGGTTTATGTGCAACACTTGGAGAAGTTAACAGACTTATGCTGGGTTTTCTAAACTCTGGACTTATAGTCGGTTCTGGTTTTTTAGTTGGAGTTGAATCTGACGGAGTGTCATTCAACATGCTCGTTATTGAATGACGTTCATGAACAGAAGGTTTATGGTATGCAGTAGGGGATTTAATAATCTTggtattatcatcattccCATTCGCATTCCCACTTGATGGTGGGTCGTCATTTAAAATAGATCCAACATTCATTGCAGTATGGCCATAAACAAGTCAACGGTTGCCCATCAACAAGCTAGTTCTGACATTTTTGgagacttttttttttcttcttgttcttcttctcaCCATCCAACCTTTTTATATGCAGGAAAATATATCATGGCTTTGGTTTGATTACATGACCTTGAGATCTATGAATTAGAAGACTCATCACACGTTACAGACATTGGAAAGAATGCGATGATTGTGACAAGTTCAAAAGTTGTATTTGTAGGTCTCGGCTTGAATATGATTAGCTTTTAGGGAGCAAGTTTTAGTTTACAATAGACTTTTACTACATTCAAATCAGAGATTCAAGATAAACTATTTTCATTGCATGCATGGctacaaatatatatacagTTTAAAGTATTTTAGCCCCATCTAGTGATTGAACGTGTGCTGCATCTGACGAGTCGCTACCTCGTAACACCAACTCATTGTCCTCTTCATCGACAAAAACCACTTTTTTGTCTGCAGTTGTTTTCAACCGTGGTTGAATATACTCCCAAACCTTGTCCTTCAATTTAGGAGGTTCAAAATTATCTGCAATTCCAAAATGCAATCGTTCACCAATTATTGATGTAGTTGGCGGTATTACAGGCTCAACATTCAATTGCTCGTTCATCTCCTTCTCAGCTGCAAGAATCATTCCCATGGACTTTTCCCCACGTAGTTTTCTTGTCCTCATATTAGTAACTACCACAACTTTTCTATTTTGCATTTGATCAATAGGAATGTATGGAACTAAGCCAGAGCAGACTTGAATTGTCGTGTCATTTCCTATTTCAACTTGAGAGACATATAATTTATCGGAATCGTCATGTCTTTTACATAATTGGATCTGACCAACCTGGAGTTTGAGATACGATGGGGCATCTTTAGTGTATTAGTATAAATGTAATGttgttaatgatttatGGTTGGTCACGTACAAGTTTTAACTCCTCTAGTAAATGTTCTCAACATTGTTCTTGAtggaagaaaaaggaaaaaaaaaaagagaatagCTTCTCATTTTGTTTGCactataatttattttttcccttttagtattattaattaGTCGCGtctgaaaaaattaaacccaatttttttggatatTTCACTAATCCTCAAGTCAGCACTaaatacaattttttttttccatcttcattctttttttttggtttatatCTTTCATGCCAGATCAGAAATAACTCTAGTCAATATCATAACTTATAATGTCCAATTTTGTATCATCACCAGGGAGAATCCCATCAGCTGCTGCCCAGTTGTTGAATTCACAAACTCTGTCTTCTTTTGGTAGAGACAATTCCACACCAGCACAGCCAATATTATATTCCGAAGATCTTCCACCTCATttacaactacaacaacaacaacagcaacgTGCAATTGctggaagaagaagacaaaTTGCTGTTCCaaaagttgttgatgtaACTGGTGAGAAAGTCAGGGAAAGTTTTGAAACttttattgaagaatttgttgatcCTGAACAAGCAGATGATGATTGGGATGGGAAAATTTACTTGGCCCAAATTGAAGCTATGAAAACATACGAGTATAGTACTTTATATGTTGATTACCAACATTTATTGCTGAGAGAGAATGGTGTTTTAGCCACAGCTATCCTGGAACAATACTATCGTTTCTCACCCTTTTTGTTGAAAGGTTTGCATagattgttgaaaaaatatgcACCAAGCTTGTTACATACCAGTTTACTTCACAATACCGAAGAAACTGTTAGTGAAACTTCAACCAGTTCTCAAGCAAATGAACGTGTTTTccaaatttcttttttcaatttaccAACCGTACAAAGAATCAGGGATATCagatcaaataaaattggtTCATTAATGTCAATTCTGGGTACTGTAACCAGAACATCTGAAGTGAGACCCGAATTGTATCGTGCATGCTTTACTTGTGACTTGTGCTCAGCAGTTATCGAAGGGGTAGAACAAGTTTTTAAATATACCGAACCCACCGCATGTCCTTCTTGTGAGAATCAATCTTACTTTACTTTGAATGTGTCCAAGTCCCAGTTCATTGATTGGCAAAGAATTAGAATACAAGAAAACTCCAATGAAATCCCCACAGGATCCATGCCACGTACTTTGGATGTGATTTTGAGAGGTGAAACCGTTGAAAGAGCAAAACCAGGTGACAAATGCAAGTTTACTGGATGTGAAATTGTAATCCCAGATGTTTCTCAATTAGGTTTACCAGGTGTCAAACCACAATCCGTTAAGGAATCAGCAAGAGGCTCAGAGTTGAGTAGTGGTGTTACTGGTTTAAAGTCTCTTGGTGTCAGAGATTTGACATATAAGCTCGCCTTTGGAGCTTGCCACGTTGCTTCCATGGTTAATAAGGCAGGTGGGAATGAACAGCTTGAAGTTGATTTGAATGACCAAGAAGTTTTTCTTACATCTTTGAGTGATGCTGAAGTATTACAATTAAAGGAAATGGTCAAGGATGAACATATTTATGACAAGCTTGTGAACTCAATTGCACCAGCTGTGTTTGGCCACGAAGTGATCAAAAAGGGAATTCTTTTGCAATTATTAGGCGGTGTTCACAAACAAACAGTAGATGGAATCAACTTAAGAGGGGATATAAACATTTGTATTGTTGGTGACCCATCCACTTCGAAATCACAGTTTTTGAAGTATGTCTGTGGGTTTTCGCCTCGTGCTGTCTACACTTCTGGTAAGGCTTCCTCTGCTGCTGGGTTGACAGCGGCTGTAGTGAAGGACGAAGAAAGCGGAGAATACACTATTGAAGCAGGTGCTTTGATGTTGGCAGATAACGGTATTTGTgcaattgatgaatttgacaAGATGGATATTGCTGACCAAGTTGCTATTCACGAAGCCATGGAACAACAAACAATCTCCATTGCAAAAGCTGGTATTCATGCTACCTTAAATGCCCGTACATCTATCTTAGCAGCTGCTAACCCTATTGGGGGTAGATATAATAGAAAATTGGGTCTTCGTTCTAATTTGAATATGACAGCACCAATTATGTCgagatttgatttgttctttgttgttcttgatGATTGTaatgaaagaattgatACTCAATTAGCATCACACATTGTTGATTTGCACATGCTTAGAGACGATGCAATTGATCCACCTTACTCAGCCGAACAATTAGCAAGATACATTAAATACGCAAAGACTTTCAAGCCTAGAATGACTAAAGAAGCTAGAGACTTTTTGGTCACTAGATACAAGGAATTGAGAGAAGATGATGCTCAAGGTTTAGGGAGGTCCTCGTACAGAATTACTGTTAGACAATTGGAGTCCATGATTAGATTGTCAGAAGCTATAGCCAGAGCCAATTGTACCGAAGAAATAACGCCAAGTTTTGTTGCTGAGGCCTATGATTTGTTGAAGCAATCTATTATCAGAGTCGAAATGGATGACATCGAAAtggatgatgaagaaagaCCAACTGGAGAACCGGGGCAAGCACAAGAACAAGATCAGCCACAGGACCAAGATACTCAGCAATCGCAACCTTCTGAAAGAGTACCTCCAGTGTCAATTAGTTATGACAAATATGTTTCTATAATGAATATGTTAGTCAAGAAAATAACCGAGGACGAAAAAAATGGAGGTGATGGACTTTCGGCTGATACTTTAGTTGAATGGTATTTGCTTCAAAAGGAAGACGAGATTTCTAGCGAACAAGAATACTtacaagaaagaaaattggCTTATAAGGTGATAAAAAGGTTAGTTAGAGATAAAATACTTATGAGTGTGACAGAAGGAACAAATGTTGTTTACATTATACATCCTAACTGTGCtattttagattttttcGAAAGGGAATAATCATACTtgtatttttatatatatatttgtttatatggttgtattatattttttttcatgtATTTTCAGTGTTGTTTATTTGATCTAATTTGACTCTGAATGTTGTTTGGTTCGGGATCCTACTTGATTCCCTTTTTATATCAATCCATTCTGTAGGGACGGTATTTTTAGCACAATCATAGCAATGCTCAATAAAAGCTTTCGAATTAGGGAACATTCGTTGGCAAGCTCGACACCATCCTGGATCCTGACCTGGATTCAAATCTGAAATAGGTTGTTTATCCTTGACATAATGTATCAATCGTAAATGTCTTTTCAACACGTCTAGTCTATTGAATGCACCATTCTTTTTATGGCATGTAGGGTCATTCTTCCAATAGGGACATTTGTATTGAGGCTCTGCATGGGATTTTGAATGCCTGGTTAAATCTGAATGTCTAGCAAAAGCCCAAGTACACCCAGGATGCGTGCATAAATATGGTTTAACGGGTTTCTTTGGTAATACCTTTTTCGGTTTATCTCGTCTAAAGACTATGACTGGTGGCGATGATCGGCGCAATACCTGTGAGTCTAATTGAGTCTGTATCCTTGACAGCAGCGGTGCTGTTTCTTTGATTGACTTTTGCTCTTGGTGTTGATATTCCAGTTCCTGACTGGGTGCCTGATAAGTAGTATATGCGTTAAATGGTTGTGTCTCTTGTCGATTGATGTTCAGTACGTTAGGTAATGGTGAAGTGGTCTTAGTTTGAAGTATTGGTTGGCCGAGTTCCTCCTCGAATTTGATACgtttttgtttctgtttAACCATTGCGTTTGAGTAGAGTTACGCCGCTTTCAATGAGGATTGACATTTTGCTGTTAGATGACTtagttatttttttttttggttgtgtAATTCTCGCCAgtagtaaaaaaaaaaaattgtgcTACTCACTCAGTCAAAGTTGGTCTCAACCGCCCCCCCTATCAAATTTACGGCTCCCCCTTTCTTACtatttattgttaatttcattattWttttttttttgctttcaTTATGTAAATTTTAGTAATTGTACAAAACCAAATCCATTTGATTAGATTCGGCTCGATGGGTTCTCCTATAATACTATTTGTCAGATAATCAATTTACCATTTTTGTGTTTTTCCCTATTTCCAGAACAAATGTAATGAATAATTAAATGTTAATAATTACTCACAAAAACCTGCATATAATCAACGTAGAAAACGGgggatgatgatgaaatcaACTTTTGATTGCTTCGGTTGTCCTTGACTTGCTTTCCCCAACTATATAAATTAACTACGACTTTCAAAAagttttctcttttctaATTGGATACATATTGTTAtctattcttttttgattttacaTATTTAGAATATTCCCTATAACAATGACTGATGTATGTACAATACTACTCAATAGTAAGAAACGAATTGAAATACTAACTTAATTGGGGCGTAATGCCATTGTTTGTTTCTAGAAAATtgagattttgaaatttgctGGTGAAGATGGTGCTTATAAGAGAAGACCATCAAGCTTCAGGGAATTTATCAGCTCTAAGCCAGGTGCACGTTTCCCACCAGAAGCTGGTAGATATCATCTTTATGTATCTTTTGCTTGCCCATGGGCTCACCGTACTTTGATTACTCGTCGCCTCAAGGGATTGACTTCTATCATTGGATTGTCTGTTGTTCATTGGCATATGGATGACAAAGGGTGGAGATTTCCTACAAAGGAAGAATTGAAGACATTAAAAACTGAAGACGACATTTCATTAGGTACACCTGACCATAACTATGATTTTTCCCGTCTTAGAGAATTGTACTTCAAGGCTGAACCAGAATACGAGGGAAGATTCACAGTTCCAGTATTGTGGGACAAAAAAGAAGGTACAATCGTAAACAATGAATCTGCTGAAATCATCAGAATGTTGAATACTGAATTCAATAGTATTTTGCCAAGTGAATATGCCGAAGTTGATCTTGTTCCAAAAGACTTAGAATCTCagattgatgaattgaacaGCTGGATTTACGATAATATTAACAATGGTGTTTATAAAGCTGGATTTGCATCCAAGCAAGAGGTGTACGCCAAAGAATGTCAAAATGTGTTTGATCATTTGGACAAAGTGGAAGCCATTTTGGAGAAAAACCACAATGGGTCCAAGAAGGGAGAATTTTTGTTGGGCAACCAATTGACTGAAGCAGATATCAGATTGTACACAAcaattattagatttgaTCCTGTCTACGTTCAACACTTTAAGTGTAACATTGGTACAATCAGAACTCACTATCCATACATCCACAATTGGCTCAGATTATTGTATTGGAAGATTCCTGGTTTCCAAGAAACTACCAATTTCGAGCACATCAAGTACCACTACACCAAATCTCATATCAAGATTAATCCATACGGTATAACACCATTGGGTCCAGTACCAAATATTTTACCATTGGAAGAAAAGTAAAGTATTATTGAGTAAATGTTATCGGTTTATTTAGTTGAAAGAAACGCGTTTATTTTTAGGTGTGTGtgtaaaacaaaaattgaagagAATGTTtagtttttaatttttcgTCTTCTGTGTTTTCTCGTCAATGTTAAACAAGTGTGAAATTGGGGTTAGAATAGGTGTTATTACTACTATCATTTGCTCGTtatacaaataaaatacaAATTTCTATTTGACCCACTGTGTAGTAATGGcaaatcattattgaaaagaCCTGAGTCGTTTGCTTGTATTTACAAATCGATAACAAAAGACGAATTTATTCTAATTTTACTCGTGTAAAAATTCCACATAAATTTTAATGCCAACCTCTCTTGGCCCTGAATTTTGAATTCATGCAGTGCtggtggtagtagtggATTCTCtttctgaaaaaaaaaaaataaaaaagtaCGTGTTACATTGATGCTTCTTAATCGATTAAtacaattaaaatattattatttatcaCTCCCACCAAAacagcaaaaaaaagaaaagcaaaaaaaagaaaagcaaAACACTAGTCAacagagaaaaaaaaaaacaccagaaaaaaaatagtaatTCTGTATACCTTTATACAAATAAGATTTTAAAGCCTATTCACAAACATCAATCTTCTGTCAGATTTCAATGAGAGGTATGTACATTCAACAAAAGCCCGTTACACTTGTATTTCAATAACCCTATATACTAACTTTTGTTTTGTCACAGATTATAAAGTCGTAGTATTGGGTGCTGGTGGGGTAGGTAAATCCTCAATCACCGTGCAATTTGTCCAGGGTGTATACGTCGAAAGTTACGACCCTACAATTGAAGACTCCTATAGAAAACAAATCGAAGTGGATGGCAGGGCTTGTGATCTAGAGATTTTAGATACAGCAGGGGTGGCACAATTCACAGCCATGAGAGAATTATACATTAAAAGTGGTAAAGGGTTCTTATTGGTGTACTCTGTCACCGATGAAAATTCGCttaaagaattattagcACTTCGTGAACAAGTGTTGAGAATAAAAGATAGTGACAATGTCCCTATGGTATTGGTTGGGAACAAGTGTGATTTAGAAGATGACCGTGTTTTAAGTATAGAGGATGGGGTGAAAGTGAGTCAAGATTGGGGATTAGTACCATTCTATGAAACAAGTGCCATGTACAAAACAAATGTGGATGAAGCGTTCATTGATGTTGTCAGACAAATCATGAGAAAAGAAGCCGCTATCAGTGCcgaaaagaaacaacaaaaagaattacaaaaacaacaacagcaacagcagcaagAACAAGATGCTGAaggacaacaacaacaacagaaatcAGGAAAATCCAAATCGTCTGCAACACAAAAGGATGCAACAGCAGATGGCCAAACAGA from Candida albicans SC5314 chromosome R, complete sequence encodes:
- the CET1 gene encoding polynucleotide 5'-phosphatase (mRNA 5'-triphosphatase; large subunit of mRNA capping enzyme; positively regulates Ceg1 activity; functional homolog of S. cerevisiae Cet1; Cet1 and Cgt1 form a 2:1 complex; flow model biofilm induced) gives rise to the protein MNVGSILNDDPPSSGNANGNDDNTKIIKSPTAYHKPSVHERHSITSMLNDTPSDSTPTKKPEPTISPEFRKPSISSLTSPSVAHKPPPLPPSSSSVGSSEHSSARSSPAITKRNSIANIIDAYEEPATKTEKKAELNSPKINQSTPVPKLEEHENDTNKVEKVVDSAPEPKPKKEPQPVFDDQDDDLTKIKKLKQSKKPRRYETPPIWAQRWVPPNRQKEETNVDDGNEAITRLSEKPVFDYTTTRSVDLECSITGMIPPSSITRKIAEWVYANFSNVEEKSKRNVELELKFGKIIDKRSGNRIDLNVVTECIFTDHSSVFFDMQVEEVAWKEITKFLDELEKSFQEGKKGRKFKTLESDNTDSFYQLGRKGEHPKRIRVTKDNLLSPPRLVAIQKERVADLYIHNPGSLFDLRLSMSLEIPVPQGNIESIITKNKPEMVREKKRISYTHPPTITKFDLTRVIGNKTEDKYEVELEAGVMEIFAAIDKIQKGVDNLRLEELIEVFLNNARTLNNRLNKIC
- a CDS encoding uncharacterized protein (Putative tRNA binding protein; intron-containing gene; Spider biofilm induced), which gives rise to MLRTFTRGVKTYAPSYLKLQVGQIQLCKRHDDSDKLYVSQVEIGNDTTIQVCSGLVPYIPIDQMQNRKVVVVTNMRTRKLRGEKSMGMILAAEKEMNEQLNVEPVIPPTTSIIGERLHFGIADNFEPPKLKDKVWEYIQPRLKTTADKKVVFVDEEDNELVLRGSDSSDAAHVQSLDGAKIL
- the MCM6 gene encoding MCM DNA helicase complex subunit (Putative MCM DNA replication initiation complex component; mRNA expression peak at cell-cycle M/G1 phase; regulated by tyrosol and cell density; repressed by alpha pheromone in SpiderM medium; Hap43-induced gene), with amino-acid sequence MSNFVSSPGRIPSAAAQLLNSQTSSSFGRDNSTPAQPILYSEDLPPHLQLQQQQQQRAIAGRRRQIAVPKVVDVTGEKVRESFETFIEEFVDPEQADDDWDGKIYLAQIEAMKTYEYSTLYVDYQHLLSRENGVLATAISEQYYRFSPFLLKGLHRLLKKYAPSLLHTSLLHNTEETVSETSTSSQANERVFQISFFNLPTVQRIRDIRSNKIGSLMSISGTVTRTSEVRPELYRACFTCDLCSAVIEGVEQVFKYTEPTACPSCENQSYFTLNVSKSQFIDWQRIRIQENSNEIPTGSMPRTLDVILRGETVERAKPGDKCKFTGCEIVIPDVSQLGLPGVKPQSVKESARGSELSSGVTGLKSLGVRDLTYKLAFGACHVASMVNKAGGNEQLEVDLNDQEVFLTSLSDAEVLQLKEMVKDEHIYDKLVNSIAPAVFGHEVIKKGILLQLLGGVHKQTVDGINLRGDINICIVGDPSTSKSQFLKYVCGFSPRAVYTSGKASSAAGLTAAVVKDEESGEYTIEAGALMLADNGICAIDEFDKMDIADQVAIHEAMEQQTISIAKAGIHATLNARTSILAAANPIGGRYNRKLGLRSNLNMTAPIMSRFDLFFVVLDDCNERIDTQLASHIVDLHMLRDDAIDPPYSAEQLARYIKYAKTFKPRMTKEARDFLVTRYKELREDDAQGLGRSSYRITVRQLESMIRLSEAIARANCTEEITPSFVAEAYDLLKQSIIRVEMDDIEMDDEERPTGEPGQAQEQDQPQDQDTQQSQPSERVPPVSISYDKYVSIMNMLVKKITEDEKNGGDGLSADTLVEWYLLQKEDEISSEQEYLQERKLAYKVIKRLVRDKILMSVTEGTNVVYIIHPNCAILDFFERE
- a CDS encoding uncharacterized protein (C2H2 zinc finger transcription factor; expression reduced in ssr1 null mutant; flow model biofilm induced), which gives rise to MVKQKQKRIKFEEELGQPILQTKTTSPLPNVSNINRQETQPFNAYTTYQAPSQESEYQHQEQKSIKETAPSSSRIQTQLDSQVLRRSSPPVIVFRRDKPKKVLPKKPVKPYLCTHPGCTWAFARHSDLTRHSKSHAEPQYKCPYWKNDPTCHKKNGAFNRLDVLKRHLRLIHYVKDKQPISDLNPGQDPGWCRACQRMFPNSKAFIEHCYDCAKNTVPTEWIDIKRESSRIPNQTTFRVKLDQINNTENT
- the ECM4 gene encoding omega-class glutathione transferase (Cytoplasmic glutathione S-transferase; regulated by Nrg1, Tup1; induced in core stress response, in cyr1 or ras1 mutant (yeast or hyphal cells); Tn mutation affects filamentous growth; stationary phase enriched; Spider biofilm induced), translated to MTDKIEILKFAGEDGAYKRRPSSFREFISSKPGARFPPEAGRYHLYVSFACPWAHRTLITRRLKGLTSIIGLSVVHWHMDDKGWRFPTKEELKTLKTEDDISLGTPDHNYDFSRLRELYFKAEPEYEGRFTVPVLWDKKEGTIVNNESAEIIRMLNTEFNSILPSEYAEVDLVPKDLESQIDELNSWIYDNINNGVYKAGFASKQEVYAKECQNVFDHLDKVEAILEKNHNGSKKGEFLLGNQLTEADIRLYTTIIRFDPVYVQHFKCNIGTIRTHYPYIHNWLRLLYWKIPGFQETTNFEHIKYHYTKSHIKINPYGITPLGPVPNILPLEEK
- the RSR1 gene encoding Ras family GTPase (RAS-related protein; GTP/GDP cycling required for wild-type polar bud site selection, hyphal growth guidance; role in systemic virulence in mouse; geranylgeranylation predicted; suppresses S. cerevisiae cdc24-4 mutant heat sensitivity), whose translation is MRDYKVVVLGAGGVGKSSITVQFVQGVYVESYDPTIEDSYRKQIEVDGRACDLEILDTAGVAQFTAMRELYIKSGKGFLLVYSVTDENSLKELLALREQVLRIKDSDNVPMVLVGNKCDLEDDRVLSIEDGVKVSQDWGLVPFYETSAMYKTNVDEAFIDVVRQIMRKEAAISAEKKQQKELQKQQQQQQQEQDAEGQQQQQKSGKSKSSATQKDATADGQTDVNARLKQSINDHPKSSSGSKCCTIM